One window of the Oncorhynchus mykiss isolate Arlee chromosome 5, USDA_OmykA_1.1, whole genome shotgun sequence genome contains the following:
- the diras1a gene encoding GTP-binding protein Di-Ras1a: MPEQSNDYRVVVFGAGGVGKSSLVLRFVKGTFRDTYIPTVEDTYRQVISCDKSVCTLQITDTTGSHQFPAMQRLSISKGHAFILVYSVTSRQSLEELKPIYQQVLAIKGSVDAIPVMLVGNKSDETQREVETKEGEAQATAWKCAFMETSAKMNNNVKELFQELLTLEKKRNMSLSVDGKRSGKQKHADKLKGKCSIM, from the coding sequence ATGCCGGAGCAGAGTAATGACTACCGTGTTGTGGTGTTTGGGGCTGGAGGTGTGGGCAAGAGCTCCTTGGTCCTTCGCTTTGTCAAGGGAACCTTCCGGGACACCTACATCCCCACCGTGGAGGACACCTACCGCCAGGTGATCAGCTGTGACAAGAGTGTGTGCACCCTCCAGATCACCGACACCACGGGCAGCCACCAGTTCCCCGCCATGCAGCGCCTGTCCATCTCCAAGGGCCACGCCTTCATCCTGGTCTACTCTGTCACCAGCCGCCAGTCTCTGGAGGAGCTCAAGCCCATCTACCAGCAAGTGCTGGCCATCAAGGGCAGCGTTGACGCCATCCCCGTCATGCTGGTGGGCAACAAGAGCGACGAGACCCAGCGTGAAGTGGAGACCAAGGAGGGTGAGGCGCAAGCGACAGCATGGAAGTGTGCCTTCATGGAAACCTCGGCCAAGATGAACAACAACGTCAAGGAGCTCTTCCAGGAGCTGCTCACcctggagaagaagaggaacaTGAGTCTGAGCGTCGACGGCAAGCGCTCCGGCAAGCAGAAGCATGCCGACAAGCTTAAGGGCAAGTGCAGCATCatgtag